From Medicago truncatula cultivar Jemalong A17 chromosome 7, MtrunA17r5.0-ANR, whole genome shotgun sequence, a single genomic window includes:
- the LOC25498727 gene encoding uncharacterized protein: MKMIALKSLHPSFKLNKIKCNIHCKRLHNTRSYTLCLCKSNGSDSQAPQPGDTKKQELLAQIVTLQTRKIRLTEYLDERSAYLTQFGEKANSEFEKIGEDALKELDEASARITANMESQMLEFEESAEINRQEIQERENKLAEFEVQMENGRNEGLFFKNLRKKVPVVDKAKAKEEAEKIKDVTRLKAGSGIRKNAYLFFIGLLTFTVVYSIASPSTDWRKVAVFGAILVALTSQFVYEQNMSAETRTIRKTNNEEENK; this comes from the exons ATGAAGATGATTGCTCTGAAATCCCTACATCCTTCCTTCAAACTGAACAAGATCAAGTGTAATATCCACTGCAAAAGACTTCACAACACAAGAAGTTATACTTTGTGCCTCTGCAAGTCCAATGGGTCTGATTCTCAAGCTCCTCAACCAGGAGATACAAAAAAACAAGAACTTCTAGCCCAAATTGTCACGCTTCAAACTCGAAAAATCCGCCTTACAGAATATCTTGATGAGAGATCTGCATACTTAACTCAATTTGGTGAAAAAGCAAACTCTGAGTTTGAAAAGATTGGAGAAGATGCACTCAAAGAATTAGATGAAGCTAGTGCCAGA ATAACAGCAAACATGGAGAGCCAGATGCTAGAATTCGAGGAATCTGCAGAAATTAACAGACAGGAGATTCAAGAGCGTGAAAACAAGTTAGCAGAGTTTGAAGTTCAAATGGAAAACGGCAGAAACGAAGGGCTATTCTTTAAGAACCTCAGAAAGAAGGTACCTGTTGTTGATAAAGCAAAAGCCAAAGAGGAGGCggaaaaaattaaagatgtAACCAGACTAAAGGCTGGTAGCGGAATCAGGAAAAACGCTTACCTCTTCTTCATTGGCCTGCTGACCTTTACAGTAGTTTATTCTATTGCGTCGCCTTCGACTGATTGGAGAAAAGTTGCAGTTTTTGGAGCAATTCTTGTGGCTTTGACTTCTCAGTTCGTCTATGAACAAAACATGTCAGCAGAAACTAGAACCATAAGAAAGACCAACAATGAAGAGGAAAATAAATGA
- the LOC25498728 gene encoding protein NRT1/ PTR FAMILY 8.1, translating into MAEEDIYTQDGTIDIYRKPANKKKTGNWKACWFILGNECCERLAYYGMSTNLVNYLGERFNQGNAAAAKSVTTWSGTCYITPLLGAFLADSYLGRYWTIASFSVIYVIGMVLLTLSATVPGLKPSCDGNVCHPTSAQTAAMYIALYLIALGTGGIKPCVSSFGADQFDETDEKERKKKSSFFNWFYFSINIGALIASSVLVWIQMNVGWGWGFGVPAVAMVLAVIFFFGGSVLYRLQIPGGSPLTRICQVLVAACRKLRLQVPEDKNLLHETIDVESVIKGSRKLDHTNNLRCLDKAAIETQTDRTKELTNPWRLCTVTQVEELKSIINLLPVWATLIAFATVYSQMNTMFVLQGNTMDQHIGPHFQIPSASLSLFDTLSVIFWAPVYDRIIVPYARKFTGHEHGFTQLQRMGIGLVLSIFSMIIAGILEVVRLDMIRKNNYYDAKTIPMSIFWQVPQYFLVGCAEVFTNIGQLEFFYGQAPDAMRSLGVALSLTTNAIGNYISTLLVTIVTKVTTRNGNLGWIPDNLNRGHLDYFYWLLTILSFLNFLVFLWIAKRYKYKKVVGNAH; encoded by the exons ATGGCAGAAGAAGACATTTACACACAAGATGGGACCATTGATATCTACAGAAAACCTGCCAACAAGAAAAAGACTGGAAACTGGAAAGCTTGCTGGTTCATTCTTG GAAATGAATGCTGTGAAAGATTGGCATACTATGGTATGAGTACAAACTTGGTGAACTATCTTGGCGAACGTTTCAATCAGGGAAATGCAGCTGCTGCTAAAAGTGTCACAACTTGGTCAGGCACATGCTACATCACACCATTGCTTGGAGCCTTTTTAGCTGATTCATACTTGGGAAGATATTGGACAATTGCTAGCTTCTCTGTTATCTATGTAATT GGAATGGTACTTCTAACATTGTCTGCTACTGTACCTGGACTTAAGCCATCATGTGATGGTAATGTGTGCCATCCAACATCGGCGCAAACTGCAGCAATGTACATAGCCCTCTACTTGATTGCTCTTGGAACTGGTGGTATCAAACCATGTGTCTCATCTTTCGGTGCAGACCAATTTGATGAAACAGATGAGAAAGAGAGGAAAAAGAAGAGCTCTTTCTTCAACTGGTTTTACTTCTCAATTAACATTGGTGCGCTCATTGCTTCGTCGGTATTGGTTTGGATACAGATGAATGTTGGTTGGGGATGGGGTTTTGGAGTACCTGCAGTTGCAATGGTCCTTGCagttatatttttctttggtGGTAGTGTTCTCTATAGACTTCAAATACCTGGTGGAAGCCCTCTTACAAGGATTTGCCAAGTCTTGGTTGCAGCTTGTAGGAAATTGAGACTTCAAGTGCCAGAAGATAAGAATCTTCTTCATGAGACTATTGATGTTGAATCTGTCATCAAAGGAAGTCGCAAGCTTGATCATACAAACAACTTAAG GTGTTTGGATAAGGCAGCCATAGAGACACAAACTGATCGCACAAAAGAGTTAACAAATCCATGGAGACTATGCACAGTAACACAAGTTGAAGAACTCAAATCCATAATCAACTTACTCCCAGTTTGGGCAACACTGATTGCCTTTGCAACAGTATACAGTCAAATGAACACAATGTTTGTTCTACAAGGCAACACAATGGACCAACACATAGGCCCTCACTTCCAAATCCCATCAGCTTCCCTCTCACTTTTCGACACTCTAAGCGTCATCTTCTGGGCACCGGTATACGACCGCATCATAGTCCCTTACGCAAGAAAGTTCACCGGCCACGAACACGGATTCACACAGCTCCAAAGAATGGGAATAGGCCTTGTCCTCTCAATCTTTTCCATGATCATCGCCGGCATTCTAGAAGTCGTTCGTCTCGATATGATCCGAAAGAATAACTACTATGATGCCAAGACTATCCCTATGTCAATATTCTGGCAAGTACCTCAATATTTTCTTGTTGGATGTGCTGAAGTTTTTACCAACATTGGTCAACTGGAGTTCTTTTATGGTCAAGCACCTGATGCAATGAGAAGCTTAGGAGTTGCACTTTCACTCACAACTAATGCAATTGGAAATTACATTAGTACTTTGCTTGTTACTATAGTAACAAAAGTTACCACAAGAAATGGTAATCTTGGTTGGATACCAGATAATCTGAATAGAGGACATCTTGACTACTTTTACTGGCTTTTGACCATTCTTAGCTTTCTCAACTTCCTTGTGTTTCTATGGATTGCAAAGAGGTACAAGTATAAGAAGGTGGTTGGAAATGCTCACTGA
- the LOC25498726 gene encoding LOW QUALITY PROTEIN: pentatricopeptide repeat-containing protein At3g09060 (The sequence of the model RefSeq protein was modified relative to this genomic sequence to represent the inferred CDS: deleted 2 bases in 1 codon) — MVNLPKHLTPHHLLKLISAQTNLTSALRLFNAATRHPNYTHSSAVFLHILRRISHTTLLHSHAPHIVHTIQNTQNLICPEDIPLTLLKAYAKTSMPDQALKLFQNMFRVFRCRPGIRSFNTLLNAFAESHQWDRAEKFFAYFETAGVEPSVQTYNVLMKVLCKKGEFLKAKKLVTWMWSVGMKPDKFTYGTLINLFVKIRDLNSALEVFDEMSERGVEPDVACYNIIIDGFFKMGDFVKGKMMWERLLRVETVFPSVVSYNIMISGLCRCGRFKESLEIWERMKMNDWKHDAFTYSALIHGLCEGGDLDGARKVYEEMVLRGVKADVVTCNAMLNGLCKAGKVDESFELWEEMGNCGSRNVVSYNVFLKGLFENGKVDEVINVWEVLREMDCDVESTTYGILVHGLCKNGYVTKALRVLEGADDRGDDVDAFAYSSMINGLCREGRLDEAAKVLNLMDKRGCKLNAHVYNALIDGFMKNNKVDSAVQVFREMSTNGCSPNVVTYNIVINGFCRAERFPEAYHCVEEMLEKGWKPDLITYSTLIDGLCQGKMNENDTALRLCYQFLAKGFKPDITMHNIVIHRLCSSGKVQYALQLYWMMRKRNCANLVTHNTIMEGFYKIGDCEKASKIWAQISEDGLKPDIISYNITLNGLCTWGRVTDAVGFLNDALDNGVMPTVITWNILVRAVIFYGEST, encoded by the exons ATGGTGAACCTTCCCAAACACCTCACTCCCCACCACCTCCTCAAACTCATCTCCGCCCAAACCAACCTCACCTCCGCCCTCCGCCTCTTCAACGCCGCCACACGCCACCCTAACTACACACACTCCTCCGCCGTCTTCCTCCACATCCTCCGCCGCATTTCC CACACCACCCTCCTCCATTCCCACGCCCCCCACATCGTCCACACCATCCAAAACACGCAAAATCTCATCTGCCCTGAAGACATCCCTCTCACTCTCCTCAAAGCCTATGCCAAAACCTCAATGCCTGATCAAGCGTTGAAGCTTTTTCAGAATATGTTTCGGGTTTTCCGGTGCCGGCCCGGTATTCGTTCTTTTAACACACTTCTTAATGCTTTTGCTGAGTCTCATCAATGGGATAGGGCTGAGAAGTTTTTCGCGTATTTTGAGACGGCGGGTGTTGAGCCGAGTGTGCAGACTTATAATGTGTTGATGAAGGTTTTGTGTAAGAAAGGGGAGTTTTTGAAGGCGAAGAAATTGGTGACGTGGATGTGGAGTGTGGGGATGAAGCCTGATAAGTTTACTTATGgaactttgattaatttgtttgtgAAAATTCGTGATTTGAATTCTGCGTTGgaggtgtttgatgaaatgtctgAACGAGGTGTGGAGCCGGATGTGGcttgttataatattattattgatgggTTTTTTAAAATGGGTGATTTTGTGAAGGGGAAGATGATGTGGGAGAGGTTGTTAAGGGTGGAGACGGTTTTTCCGAGTGTTGTTagttataatattatgattAGTGGGTTGTGTAGGTGTGGGAGGTTCAAAGAGAGTTTAGAGATATGGGAGAGGATGAAAATGAATGATTGGAAGCATGATGCTTTTACTTATAGTGCGTTGATTCATGGGTTGTGTGAAGGTGGGGATTTGGATGGCGCGAGAAAGGTTTATGAGGAGATGGTTTTGAGAGGGGTTAAGGCGGATGTTGTTACTTGTAATGCAATGCTTAATGGGTTGTGTAAAGCGGGGAAGGTTGATGAGAGTTTTGAGTTGTGGGAGGAGATGGGGAATTGTGGTTCGCGGAATGTGGTTAGTTATAATGTTTTTCTTAAAGGGTTGTTTGAAAATGGGAAGGTTGATGAAGTGATTAATGTGTGGGAGGTTTTGCGTGAGATGGATTGTGATGTAGAGTCGACAACTTATGGAATATTGGTTCATGGTTTATGTAAGAATGGGTATGTGACTAAGGCTTTGCGGGTGTTGGAAGGAGCTGATGATAGAGGTGATGATGTGGATGCCTTTGCATACTCGTCGATGATAAACGGATTATGCAGAGAAGGAAGGTTAGATGAAGCGGCTAAAGTTTTGAATTTGATGGATAAGCGTGGATGTAAATTGAACGCTCATGTCTACAATGCACTCATCGATGggtttatgaaaaataacaaagttgACAGTGCTGTTCAAGTCTTTAGGGAAATGAGCACCAATGGTTGCTCACCTAATGTTGTGACTTATAATATTGTTATAAATGGATTTTGCAGAGCAGAGAGATTTCCGGAGGCATACCATTGTGTTGAGGAAATGCTGGAGAAAGGGTGGAAACCGGATCTTATCACGTACAGCACGTTGATAGATGGTCTTTGCCAGGGCAAGATGAATGAGAATGACACAGCACTTAGATTGTGTTATCAATTTCTTGCGAAGGGATTTAAACCTGATATTACAATGCATAACATTGTCATCCATAGACTTTGTTCTTCTGGCAAAGTGCAGTATGCTTTGCAGCTCTATTGGATGATGCGAAAGAGAAACTGTGCTAATCTTGTGACCCACAATACCATTATGGAGGGTTTTTACAAAATAGGGGACTGTGAAAAGGCGTCAAAGATTTGGGCTCAAATCTCAGAAGATGGGCTAAAACCCGACATCATCTCATATAATATTACTCTCAACGGACTCTGCACTTGGGGTAGAGTAACGGATGCAGTTGGGTTTCTAAATGATGCTTTGGATAATGGTGTTATGCCAACTGTTATTACTTGGAACATACTAGTTAGAGCTGTGATTTTTTATGGGGAATCAACTTga